caaaaaagtaaataaaatttaataaaaaaatatttttttttattattttgaaagtgtgcttataatttctggaacagtaTATACATTTTGATTATACGACGTGATgcaagctcacgcgagaattaaATGCATTaataaaactttgttttaaaaagattataacTTTCCCTTGGTTGAAGCTTACGAGGCAACATCAAACTGTATCAGAATAATCAAATAAGTGGCAAAAGATCCCAACGTCTGAAATTAAAAGTAGTTCTGAGTAAAAATTACAATTCGAGAAAATCAACGTATTTACCGTTAAAATAAATGGAGCGTCGAACAGGAACAGTTTACACGATACAAGTGGAATTCTCTGCTTAACTTGGTCCGATAGTAGGAGCAACTTAAACGGAAAAAAGATTTGTCAAAAAGGTTTAAACAGATATGAACGAAAATCAACATTTATACCTTGTCACAGATAAGCTCATCAGAGCTGTAGTTGATGGCCTTATGTGTAATTTTCCCGAGCATCTTTGCTTCCGCTGTCACTGTGCTGCTCAGTATGTTGTTCAAAAATTGGAACAAACTGTAATAAACGCTCCAGATGAAATTAAGAATTCCCAGATAGGTACTGTGCTGATCGTGGCTAATCAAGAAGCGAAACATCGTAAAGGCACTGAAGATGGTGAAACTGGTCGCCGAAACGTGGTTCAACAGCAGCTGCAGCCCGTAGTGTCGATTGTATCGGTCCACCATAAGCAATAAAGTGTGATAGAGATCGGCTATGGAAATGATTTTATCCGAAATACAATCCCTCTGTTTGGAAATGTGAAACGATCGGAAGTTGTTTGACGCCACTGGTTCGGTTGGCAGAAGTTTACTGTAAAACTACCCGATTAGAACCGACAAGAGTCATCTTAGATTGGCAACAAACCTTAAGTAAAGATGCAACGCTCGAAATCTACACTTGAACGCGTACAGCAAGCTTATGCTGTGTCCAATCAAGGTCATAATCAAGGCATTTGTGAAGCTAACGCTAAAGAATATCGAAAGGAACGGTATCCAGGAACCGTTTGTCGAAAGGTACGTCAGATAGGCTGCCACAATCAAAAGAGGTGGTAAGCTGACGAACGTAACTCCCATATAGCGATTGTACCAACGGTTTTGGGACCGGATGTCAATGTCATAACCTATCTCCGACAGCTGAAAATTGTTGGAATATAactcaaaattctaaaatttgcacaaaaacgaATCACCTCAGCATCAAACTCATGGATCATAACCACCAATCTTGCGGCTTCCTTccgaaaaacgatttttttgacAGTTATAATGATCAACAGTACTGGTCCGATCAGCAAAATAGTCCGCATTCCGTGACGCAGAATAAACGAACTGGAATTGTTCTTGAAAATGTCCAGCTGCCAGTTTGCTACGAAAATGCACGCTTGAAACCCGGTCGCCAGGATAAGACCGTATGGGACCGCTTTGTGAGTTGGAACTTCTCCCGGTTTGTACGTTCTTATTGTGGATAGGCCCAGAATGTCACTCAGATACTGGCAAATCCAGAGCGCATCGTAGTAGTTCTCATCTCGGCGTGCGTTACGCATGAAAGTTCTAACCAATTCCAGCATAGTTTCAAACTAGAATATCCAAGAACGATATTTTTGTCCGATGCCAATAAACGATTTGAAgtaggaacattttttttttgttgtgggtGTAGACTGTATTGATGGGATTTATGTcttgttttcaattattcatttgattctcatctctggagccacttatAAATGATTAAACATCAATCCTTTATGTTGCCTACATATTGACTGATCTGTAACGAAAATATCCATCGTCGTATTGATGGTATAAATTCAGGCAATTTATTAAAGTTGGTACGTAGACATGCATCTCATATCATCAATTGAAGAGAGTTTGATATTCAGTGTGTTGTGCAGTGTGTCTAAGCAAAATTGTTTCcacaaatcgacaaatatgtACAGTATATACTTTTCGTAGAAGTAGAAATATAGTTATGAGGCTGTctttatgtttcaaattttggaaaaaaaatgggaaaactaccatgaaaaaagtattgaaaattaagttttttgccCACATAGTGATGGTagtgaaattgtcaaaaaaaaacctcaacgaTACAGTTTTTCTTAGAACAAAAGGGGtttgaaatcataaaacgaaacttctgtgaatttttcacaaaaaaaaggaatttttgaggGTCAACATTAAAAGATACTTATCTTTGGAGCCACTTATGAATATTTCAACATTGTAATGCTTAGTTTAGCCTTAAAAAAAAGGCTTTTAATATTGTCCGTCCGTTTTCTAAAGAAACTATTTAACGTTTGCGTCGTATCAAAatatacacagcaaatttttttttgctggaaaccagcaacattttgctggtttttgtgccgctgactttccagcaaaatttccagcaatttcaattgctggaaaaaacagcaaacgtttatgctggtttccagcaattcaaattgctggaaaatcagcaatccagattgctggaaaccagctatttctttcaacacaaccggcagtatttagtatgaaatttatatttcaattcaaaattaaagtttaatattggctgtgcatacaataagcaataaaaaagattattttctcccattttcaataagggatttattcattttcaaaaaaaactttttttttaccactttctaacaccggctctggggtggccgctttgtgccaaagtgttgatcatccgccacctgtaaaaatagttttgattagtatcttctatggaatatctacctgtacaataaaaacttacccttgacttgatgcctggttgctagaatatagaggaaaataaaataattatattaatttaacctaaattcgtaaaatagaatctcaccttacttcagcgtacgaaacaaaaacaaactccaaattgacaactcgattgctgattttccagcaaactagatcaattgctggagagtccagcaatttgaaaaccgattgctgatttttcagcaaaaatgacaagcacataaccgaatgctgaataatccagcaattcgaaaaccgattgctggtttccagcaaaaatttggattgctgaacgtttccagcaattttttttgctggaaaccgaggcaaaaatttacagtgtagaggTGATTTCTTGTAGTACCCCGAAATGTACACACAGAGAACCAGAGAACGGGCCCCGAACAAACATGTGCCGAATCCGTGTGTAAGAATTTAAATTGTCGGCcattttaaaaccgttaaaTTGGCCTTAAAACAGCACCATCTACACtgcaaatttttgcctcgatttccagcaaaaaaaattgctggaaacgttcagcaatccaaatttttgctggaaaccagcaatcggttttctaattgctggatttttcagcaatcggttgtgttcttgtcatttttgatgaaaaatcagtaatcggttttcaaattgctggactttccagcaattgatctagtttgctggaaaatcagcaatcgagttgtcacattatggagtctgtttgttttcgtacgctgaagcaaggtgagacttgattttacgaattttggttggattaatataattatttttattttcctctatattctagcaaccagacacaagtcaagggtgagtttttattagacagatttcataaaagatactaatcagaactcttttctcaggtagcgaatgatcaacactctggcacaaagctgccaccccagagccggtgttggaaaatttaaaaaaaaagttcttgaaaataaacaaaacataatttaaaaatagaataaacTAATTCTTTTTCATTGCTCTTATATGCACAAccagtattcaatatttaatttagaattgaaatataaatttggtactaaatacagccggttgttttgaaagaaatagctggtttccagcaatctggattgctgattttccagcaatttgaattgctggaaaccagcattaaagtttgctgtttttttccagcaatttaaattgctggaaagtcagcgggacaaaaaccagcaaaatttttgaaaaaaaatttgctgtgtagtgGCTCTTAGCTGAGTAAATCAGCTGTTGTTGTCGATTTTGTTTGTCAACAGTTAGGGACACTCAGAACATAGATAACACACAATTtacttttgtaaataaaataaaactatatttCAAAGCTATACATAACTCTgtaatttttcaacggaaataataaaatagcacataaaaacgcattgaaatttgaCCTTTAACATGAAAAACTGTACATTAGCTTTAAATgatgtctaaaagtaccgtctgcatcaccgaatattataataccattgtatagcccaATTTATGGTGCATGTTGTAAGGAGGGCGCGCTACCtgtatatgtgagtgcagttgttcgacaaatgagatttatcgtcattattactttcataactcttaaaggagactttggcccactttggtgtcttcagatgcaAGTTGCGCCATAAATTGGGCTATACaatattatatttattatttattattatttacagaatattcggtgatgcagacggttCTTTTAGacatcatttattttatttacatagtattccgtctcacgacataacttgacgaacataattcctaaaattcactcggtccatggcaaccattctccaatttctcgggcatcctacgttcgccaggtcacgctccacttggtctaaccatctcgctcgttgcgcccccgctcgtcttgttcctaccggattcgtagcgaacatctgttttgcaggacagtcgtccggcattctcgcaacatgtcccgcccagcgtatccgaccagccttcaccaccttctggatactgggttcgccgtagagtcgcgcgagctcgtggttcatccttcgcctccacactccgttctcctgtacgccgccaaagatggttcttaacactcgtcgctcaaatactccgagtgtacgcaggtcctcctcaagcaatatccatgtctcgtgcccgtagagaacaaccggtctaatgagcgtcgtatacaggttatacttcgtacgagggctaagtcttttcggccgcagttgcttgtggagtccatagtaggcacgacttccgctgataattcgccgccggatctcacggctggtgtcattgtctgcggtcaccagtgagccgagatagacaaagtcttcgactatctccagctcgtcgccgtcgatcgtgaccttgttattactggacaagcgggttcggtcggtctcggatccgcaggccagcatgtactttgtcttggacgcattaatcatcaacccaatccttcctgcttcgcgtttcagtttgcggtagatctcctccaccgccgcagatgatctgccgactatatcaatgtcatcggcaaagcaaataagttgactggatctgttgaaaatcgtgtccCGCATTTCgcagaatgttatttatactctctttcgtatatctgcacctacagtGTGCgatccatgcatattctttatcgtatttaaaagcattgcatgattttattacgacaagaagagagactcgtatttatgtacatatgaactcgacctttgtgtacgacaattcgcaaaaaatccgtgtaacgaccgatatacggtgatcagccgtgactgagatattttgtcgtgctatgcataaaataattcgaaataaaaaacgtatataactgaattgattcgtaataatgtgcatgcaatcgtatatacctttgcaaattaattcgcatgtctaattttcgtaaaacgtatttgctggcaatcgtaaaagaatacaaaaaagttcaataaaattgtttatggtaatgggacatcgatgattggaatcgtattaaaggaggcttcaaaatgttggtctatttttaaaacatcgaTGACGTtctctacgatttaaaagatttaatttatagaaatatacgatttgctttggtttaatgcctttgaagcaaatcctcttgaatttatatattccagatagcgtcgaggaaccatcatgagctgcagatcgtatggtcaggggttcaagtccaggtactaacaatgaacgttgaaaataaaacaacaatcatgcacaaaacgcatttctttgaaataatcttatttttattatttttggggatgaataaaccaattggtttaaagtacaaaaaaaatattaatcttatttttattcaactgacggaaaatgagagccctgcactcaagtcgcaaaagacgaccaaacaAGTCGTCAaattttccatattgttacgaaaaatgtcgtatattacaacctcaatcatctatatgatgatgtaaattgtcttAGTATattcaaaaagaatcagggtagtcgtaaatgatgcgcatgtcaagtcgtgcaaatcgtaatttaatacaatccaaatcaagaacatgtttgctaatgtacctatatggcctccaaaatgatacgtatatactggttttgctacattatatacgatatgtttataCGTATATTTGcccgtatatttgcgttgcaaattcgaaatacccaccaaatggttgtctgggcgctcgtcgaataacaccttctagcgccacgttgaacatcatgcaggatagaccgtcaccttgtcgaagccccctgcgcgattcgaatgaactcgacaattcacccgaaatccgcacacagcactgcgttccatccatcgtcgccttgatcagtctaatcagcttcccggaaaagccgttgtcgtccataattttccatagctcgttacggtcgatcgtgtcgtatgcggctttaaagtcgatgaatagatggtgcgtagggacttggtgttcacggcatttttggaggatttgccgtaatgtgaatatctggtccgtcgtagaccgtccctccatgaagccggcctgatgacttcccacgaatctgtttgcttgtggcgttaggcggcggagtaggattcgggacagcactttgtaggaggcattgaggacagtgatcgctcggtagttctcacagtccaatttgtcgcccttcttgtagatggggcatattaccccctccttccactcctccggtagccgttctatgtcccagatccgcactatcaaccggtgtagacaatcggccaacttgtccgggcccattttgatgagttcagctgcgatgccatccttcccagccgacttgtttctattcaactggcgaatggcttccttaacttcactcatcgttgggagtggctcctcttcgtcgttggctatgccggcgatgtaccttcctgtaccgtcttgatctcctgcaggtgcgccgttcaggtgttcatcgaagtgctgcttccaccttttgatcacctcacgagtttccgtcaggatacccccgtccttgtcccggcacatttcggcttgcggcacgaagcctttgcgtgatgcgttgagtttctgatagaactttcgtgtttcttgggaacgacgcagctgctccagctcctcgagctcctcctcctccaggcggcgctttttctcctggaaaagtcggactcgctgcctcttccgctgtcggtgattttccacatttcgacgggtgcctctttgcactactgccgcccgcgcggcattctcttcgtctatcaccctcctacactcctcgtcgaaccagtcgttccgtcgagttcgctccacataaccgatgacgttctccgcagcactgttgatggctgttttgatggtatcccaacagtcctcgagaggggcttcgtcaagctcatcgccctctgccggcagcgctgcttcgaccgattgcgcgtagtctgccgcgacctcggTGTAGTGACCGTGtttaaactaataaattttaaaacgaatCACTTTTCGGAGAACAAAGAAACGCGACTTTCACTCACAACATTGGTTAACTGAATGACGTATCTTCGATCCtcttctttctctctctcttcgTCACAGTACTCTCTTTTCACTTTCTCCTGTTTTACACGCTCAAGTTAGGTTGACTACGTTTGAGAAAACTGAAACTTTATGCTGTTAAAACACtccaaaattaggaaaattctAAAATACTCTTCATATAATTACAACCACGGGTAGATTGCAAATCTTAAATGTTAAATCACTTTAATGTTTATTTGGTTCTAAATACTTCTTCTCTTCATTTACCTTATTCCCTACACTcgggttgcttcagtcgcgcgatatttaaccgaggcgggcgccggtttcgcgtgttgttttctacggagagttttgggcgcatcttcaccatcaccagataatggtccgactcgatgttggcgccccgacaggatctgacgtcgatgatgtccgagaagtgccggctgtcgatcaaaacgtggtcgatctgtgattgagtttggtacggtgatctccaggtgtacttgtgtgggaggcggtgctggaaaaaggtactacgtacggccattcgtttggaggcggcgaaatcgataagtctgaggccgttttcgttggtcagctggtgcgcactgaaccttccaattgtcggtttgaattcctccccctggccgacctgagcattgaaatccccgatgacgatcttgatatcatgttttgggcaacggtcgtattcacgctccagctgcgcgtaaaattcgtctttgctTTTAGACatcatttaaagcttatttacagtgTTTCATGTTAAAGGTcaatacttaatttttttaaatattttcttggaaaaactgacagaattttagttttaattgaaatatagttttattttatttacaaaaaaaaaatctaacggaATCTTACTaggaaaatgaaaatgttag
The Uranotaenia lowii strain MFRU-FL unplaced genomic scaffold, ASM2978415v1 HiC_scaffold_656, whole genome shotgun sequence DNA segment above includes these coding regions:
- the LOC129760550 gene encoding uncharacterized protein LOC129760550, which gives rise to MLELVRTFMRNARRDENYYDALWICQYLSDILGLSTIRTYKPGEVPTHKAVPYGLILATGFQACIFVANWQLDIFKNNSSSFILRHGMRTILLIGPVLLIIITVKKIVFRKEAARLVVMIHEFDAELSEIGYDIDIRSQNRWYNRYMGVTFVSLPPLLIVAAYLTYLSTNGSWIPFLSIFFSVSFTNALIMTLIGHSISLLYAFKCRFRALHLYLSKLLPTEPVASNNFRSFHISKQRDCISDKIISIADLYHTLLLMVDRYNRHYGLQLLLNHVSATSFTIFSAFTMFRFLISHDQHSTYLGILNFIWSVYYSLFQFLNNILSSTVTAEAKMLGKITHKAINYSSDELICDKLLLLSDQVKQRIPLVSCKLFLFDAPFILTTLGSFATYLIILIQFDVAS